Below is a window of Watersipora subatra chromosome 11, tzWatSuba1.1, whole genome shotgun sequence DNA.
TTAGACCTACTAATGATTTCTGAAAAGTTGGCCCTTAAAGGGCTGGGATTGGTCTGATATAATgaatagtaaaacaaatgctGTGAGGGGTGGATTACAGACTCTGTGAGGGGTGGATTGATAATTGAAAAAACAGATGCAAGAATATCACACACTTACATATCATAAATTTCatacataaaaactaaaagaaaaaataaatagaatttGTATAAAAAGCTTGTCTAGTGTTCTTCTGAAATAACGTAAGTAAAAGAGAGGTTAACCAGAAGGAAACCCCGCTACGCTCCTGCTCTAACCATCGCTGTACCTCTTAATGAATGgtaattacaatataaatactATTATACATGAAGATTAAGTGAAACCAATGATTTCTCCTATATATTGTGGGTGAGTGTCTATAGCCACTCATTCTTAGAGAAAGACTGATTGACTGTGAGTTTTATTCTCTGCAGAATCATGATGGTGAACAAACTGGTGGTACTGGTGGTTATAATGCTAGTAGTTGGTACGGAAGGCCAGCTTCTAACTGGCTTGAGGTTCGTTTACCTACTTCTATACAATACATATGTGCGtaaatcttttttaatttatacacATCATTCACTACTTTTTTTGGGTTATTATAGATGTTTTAAGTAATATAAGCAAAGTGAAAAAGGTTCTGGTAAAAGGCTGAAAGAAACAATCTCTATTAATTAATACCATTAAATCTTGATTCTAGGACAGAAAATATTGTTACAATAAGGCATATATTTGTATCTCAAACTTTACTGCGCTATTACAGGTCACTCTTTCAGCCACATCAGCTCAATAATCTTGTGCGCATCCTCAGTGGTCAACCGCCTGTCCCAACCACGCCAGCCCCACCTACAACGTTAGCACCTACCACATTAGGTCTTACTAGTCCTGGAGTAGGAGCCACTTTACCACCAGGTGCAGTCCCTGGAGGAGTTCCTTCAGCTGTACCACCAGGAGTTGCTGCTGCACCAGGAGTTGCCACAGCGTCAGGAGTTGCTGCTGCACCAGGAGTTGCCGCAACACCAGGAATTGCCGCAACACCAGTAACAGCAGTACCTGCAGCATCCACATCACCAGGAGCTGCTGCACCTGCAGCATCTACAACACCAGGAGCTGCTGTGCCTGCAGCATCTACAACACCAGGAGCTGCTGTACCTGCAGCATCCACAACACCGAGAGCGACATTACCTGCAGCATCTGCAACACCAGGAGCTGCTGTACCTGCAGCATCCACAACACCGGGGGCTGCAATACCTGCAACATCTACAACACCAGGAGCTGCTGTACCTGCAGCATCCACAACACCGGGAGCTACAATACCTGCAGCATCTACAACACCAGGAGCTGCTGCACCTGCAGCATCCACAACACCGGGGGCTACAGTATCTGCAGCATCTACAACACAAGGAGCTGCTGTATCTGCAGCATCCACAGCACCAGGAGCTACAGTACCTGCAGCATCTGCAGCACCAGGAACTGCTGTACCTGCAACAACAGTGCCGGCAGCCACAACTGCACCTTCAACAGCAACCGCCGTTGTAGCATCCACTACACCCACAGCAACAACAGGACCTGTAGTAACCGCTATACCTACAGCAACAACAGTACCTGTTGCAGCCATTACGCATACAAGGACAACAATACCTACAGCAACCATCACACCTACAGCGACAACAGTAGCTGGAACTACTCTAGCGTCTGCTGGAAGCTGCTGTGCGCTAACAGACGCCACAGCTGCTTCTACACCAGTAATAGTTGCAACCACACCTCGACTAATCCCAACTACATCACCAGCCTTATCAACAACTGCAACAGTGCTGTTGACAACACCTCCAGTTGTTCCGGCGAGTTCAACAATAGGACTCAAAACACCTATTCTTGTTTCTACTACATCATCTGCTGGAACCACACCACCAGTTGTAGTTACAAGTTCACCAGTTGTATCCACCACACCACCTCTTGTCCCAACACCAACTTTTGCCACCAATGCTGCTGCACCTCAGCTCCTAGTTCAGAACAAATGCCCAAACTTTGAAGGTAAGATGTTTGTCATTGTTAAGTCAATAGAATTATTATCCAGTGGAAACGATTTACATGCATTTGAAGTTGTTGTTTGAATAATAGGCACTTATTTTGACTATAATTAAATAATACAAGCTTGACAGttaaccaaaatattttaagattagTTAGTGGcacattgtttgttttttggTTGTTAGAGCCCAAACATAATATGGCAGTCTTTACAATTATAGGCGCTGACATTGGTTAGTGCTGCATATCAGCCTAAAAACGACATAGAATTTAAATTTTGAGCTTATTTTTGAGATTATTTGCAAAGCTTATGTATGACCACATGTATCACTTTGTTTGTAGTTCACTCAGATTGCACCAGCTATTCTATCAAGCAATCAACGATTACAAAAGTCCGACGCTGCCCACCAACTTTGATGTTTGATTTGGAATTTTGTGGCTGCAACCTCAGCAGCATGGTTAATACAGCTACCTGCAGTTCAGCTGCTTTATCTTCTCCACCTGTGCTGTAAAGAGCTTCTAGTGAAGTGCTTCACTAATGTGCTTTATTTAAATCTTTTGCtagaaactttttaataaaatcttgaATTGTACCTAGCATGAGGTAGCGTAGATCTATTGAAGCATTTGGTTATTTAACTCTGCTATGTTTCTGTGGTATTCAGAACTTTAGCAAAGTTttacaaactattttttattaacatggCACTTGCAATAAATCTTATATTTGAGACATGCCTCTGATgcaaatttttgtaaaagttaatTGAACTTTGTACCATATTTTGAAGATGTATCATGTTCTAGATCTTTTTGCATCTATTGTTTGCATCTATTGTTTGTATTCGATTCAATGGAAGGTTTTAATCACAGGCCAAAGGAGTATCATAGATGTCATAGTAAAATTTTTCTTCTCTATTGTTTTTTTGCTGAATATTCTTCTGAAATAGGTTGAGGGTACATTAAGATTGAAATGTTTGACATGCTTAGTATATACACATTTGTATGTACGGTATTTACATACAGTATAAAACATTGGTTTTGTATTAAGAAATATGCTTAGTCTTAGCCCTCTATTATATTCCTACTGATGTGAATGCAGCATATATACTTGTATTGGATTTTTAgtggtaataaaatatatatgaaatacAATGATCTACCTTATTATAACAATCCTATGGTGCCACAAGTTGAAACACATCCAGAACAATTGAACCATGATAAAAGCTTGTTATAGCAATTGGTGTATACAACCTTTTGAAAACCAATAAAGACCATCTCTCTGCCTGAATTGTGCCAACTCTATAAGGCAAACCAATTTTTGGCAAGCGATGAGCATTGTCTGCAATCCAAAATCTTGCTAAACACCTTCATTTTGTCTCAGCATTTTTGGGATTTGATACGATAACAGAGTTATACAATTTATATGCTATTACTCATGCTTGTACTATTAACTCCTCCTTGCGCAATTTGTGTCGAATTATACCGGAGGGTGACAtattcaatcaagaagattcaTTAGGTGTCTATATACAAGTTACCATGGCGTTAAACCTACTTTGGGCAACGCCTTGTGCTGAAAGGCTCGACGTATGGGTGTAAGCAATGTGTGCCCAGCCTCATTAGCACAATGTAACTGAAGGCAATTTATTCGGACGCACCTATATGTCTCCAGTTTCAAGCCTTAGAATTTCTTCTTCTTTTAACAAATCTATTCCGCCCTATAACAAGGAGTGGATTTGATATGACTATATATAGAAGGGGATAAAGTGAGTGCCAAGCTAGAAAATTCATCAGTACTTATTAGAGACCAAAAGAAGTAGTAACCTGCTTTAAGAAGATGATAGAAAGATTAACGCTACCATTTTAAAACTGACAAGCACGATATCAGATAGATCAAAACTGTAAGCAATGAAACTAATGAACAACATGcttttttaaaaagttcataaaaattaaattgttaAACTAAAGATTGACGCTGCTAACATTACAAATGTTTAAATACTAGTGCTGTTGACTTCCTAAAACTCTAAATAATTGTAATAGTGACTTCATGAAAGCGTTTAAATAATTGCAATAGTGACCTTATCAAAGTGTTTAAATAATTGCAATAGTGACCTTATCAAAGTGTTTAAATAATTGCAACAGTGACCTTATCAAAGTGTTTAAATAACTGCAATAGTGACCTCATCAAAGAGTTTAAATAATTGCAATAGTGACCTTATCAAAGTGTTTAAATAATTGCAACAGTGACCTTATCAAAGTGTTTAAATAATTGCAATAGTGACCTTATCAAAGTGTTTAAATGTTGGAGATTTTGGTTTCATAACAATAAATAGCCAAAAGATGTTCAAGTACCTCATCAAAAAACAAATGGAAATACTAGctaattatttattttctacctaataaatttaaagtaacgcatatacaagtacatgtatgtaaccaAACTCTGCTTTATAAGACTGAATTCAATGTTTTTGGTAAACTCTAAACACAATTTGCATATGTCATAGTTAATTAATGCGCTAGGCTGCATCTATACTGGAGCTAAGATAAGTGATCTTATTCAATTCTTTCCACCCTTCTACATCCACTCCCTAAAAATCTGAATACctgttaattaattttattctaatTGTGTATAAAGACTAGCATCCGAGATCATCTTCAATTCTGCTACAGACTGCGAACGAGTTAGAGCTATGGCTGCAAAATTATCGCTTATATTGGTAATATCAGCATTGGCTCTTTCCAATGCCATTCCTGTAATAAACTCTAACATACAACCGTAAGTACGCAgacatattatttattattcctTGCTATTTAGTGATATTATTAAGCCACATATTGAAAAAAATGCGAAATATTTGTAGTTAGTTTGCAAATGAAGTGTTTGTCTACCTGGTTGTTCAATTGCATGCATTACCAGGTTACTGATTTTCTTCAGTTTAAACCAAAATACTCACCTTGTGCTCTTATCAATAAATTGG
It encodes the following:
- the LOC137408281 gene encoding mRNA decay activator protein ZFP36L3-like, which encodes MMVNKLVVLVVIMLVVGTEGQLLTGLRSLFQPHQLNNLVRILSGQPPVPTTPAPPTTLAPTTLGLTSPGVGATLPPGAVPGGVPSAVPPGVAAAPGVATASGVAAAPGVAATPGIAATPVTAVPAASTSPGAAAPAASTTPGAAVPAASTTPGAAVPAASTTPRATLPAASATPGAAVPAASTTPGAAIPATSTTPGAAVPAASTTPGATIPAASTTPGAAAPAASTTPGATVSAASTTQGAAVSAASTAPGATVPAASAAPGTAVPATTVPAATTAPSTATAVVASTTPTATTGPVVTAIPTATTVPVAAITHTRTTIPTATITPTATTVAGTTLASAGSCCALTDATAASTPVIVATTPRLIPTTSPALSTTATVLLTTPPVVPASSTIGLKTPILVSTTSSAGTTPPVVVTSSPVVSTTPPLVPTPTFATNAAAPQLLVQNKCPNFEVHSDCTSYSIKQSTITKVRRCPPTLMFDLEFCGCNLSSMVNTATCSSAALSSPPVL